One segment of Oceanotoga teriensis DNA contains the following:
- a CDS encoding TetR-like C-terminal domain-containing protein: MAQQYTKKMIRDVFVQMLNEKPFDKITVKNIVNKCKINRKTFYYYYENLYSVLREIFESEIEDVIAQYNETQSWEESFIFAARFSLENKKAIYHVFNSIHREELERYLYTIAGNVMFRYVEDINKNIQASDRDKKIIASFYQSALTNMVLHWIADGMVEKPEIIIRRIGALFDGNISESLKRSKKLP; encoded by the coding sequence ATGGCTCAACAGTATACAAAGAAAATGATACGTGATGTTTTTGTTCAAATGCTAAATGAAAAGCCATTTGATAAGATTACAGTGAAAAATATAGTTAATAAATGTAAAATTAATAGAAAAACATTTTATTATTATTATGAGAATTTATATTCCGTTCTTAGAGAGATATTTGAAAGCGAAATAGAAGATGTTATAGCTCAATATAATGAAACTCAATCTTGGGAAGAGAGTTTTATATTCGCTGCGAGGTTTTCTTTAGAAAATAAAAAAGCAATTTATCATGTTTTTAACTCAATACATAGAGAAGAATTGGAAAGATATCTTTATACTATTGCAGGTAATGTTATGTTTAGATATGTAGAAGATATAAATAAAAATATTCAAGCGAGTGACAGAGATAAGAAGATTATTGCCTCATTTTATCAAAGTGCTCTCACTAATATGGTACTTCATTGGATTGCAGATGGTATGGTTGAAAAACCTGAAATCATAATTCGACGTATAGGGGCTTTATTTGATGGCAATATATCTGAATCCCTTAAAAGAAGTAAGAAATTACCCTAA
- a CDS encoding oleate hydratase, with protein sequence MYYSNGNYEAFARPEKPEGVDKKSAYLVGSGLASLSAAAFLIRDGQMKGSNIHILEESDISGGALDGINDPQKGFISRGGREMDNHFECLWDLFRSIPSIETEGISVLDEYYWLNKHDPNYSLMRATENRGEDAHTDGKFELSEKASMEIMKVFFMREEDLYDKRINDVFSEEFFSSNFWLYWSTMFAFQKWSSALEMQRYIKRFVHHVGGLPDFKALRFTKYNQYESLVLPLMEYLKSYGVDFQYNVAVTNVIFDIDKDKKVAKKIICTRDGRDDEISLTEDDLVFVTNGSIVDNSTLGDDDHVPEINYSEGNSWKVWKNIAAQDSVFGRPEKFCNSIEETNWESATVTTLDKRIPEYIEKISKRDPFSGKVVTGGIVTIKDSNWLMSWTVNRQPHFKSQPDDQIVVWVYSLLTDVPGNYIKKSMKDCTGKEIVQEWLYHLGVPEDQIEEMSETGAHCIPCMMPYITAHFAPRAEGDRPNVVPDGCTNFAFIGQFTETPRDTVFTIEYSTRTAMEAVYTLLNIDRGVPEVYGSKYDVRCLLDATSKMRDGKKITDAGLSLEAKLAIKKIKGKIAGTVIEDLLKEYNLI encoded by the coding sequence ATGTATTATAGTAATGGGAATTATGAAGCATTTGCTCGTCCAGAAAAACCTGAAGGAGTAGATAAAAAATCAGCATATTTAGTAGGTTCAGGATTGGCATCACTGTCAGCAGCTGCATTTTTAATTCGTGATGGTCAAATGAAAGGTTCTAATATTCATATACTTGAGGAATCTGATATTTCAGGGGGAGCATTAGATGGTATAAATGATCCACAAAAAGGTTTTATAAGTCGTGGTGGACGTGAAATGGATAATCATTTTGAGTGTTTATGGGATTTGTTTCGTTCAATTCCTTCAATTGAAACGGAAGGTATAAGTGTTTTAGACGAATATTATTGGTTAAATAAGCATGATCCAAATTATTCATTGATGAGAGCTACAGAAAACAGAGGTGAAGATGCTCATACTGATGGGAAATTTGAGCTTTCAGAAAAAGCCTCTATGGAAATAATGAAAGTATTTTTTATGCGTGAAGAAGATCTTTATGATAAAAGAATAAATGATGTTTTTTCAGAAGAATTTTTTTCATCTAATTTTTGGTTGTATTGGTCAACTATGTTTGCATTTCAAAAATGGAGTAGTGCGCTTGAAATGCAGAGATATATAAAAAGATTTGTTCATCATGTTGGCGGACTTCCAGACTTTAAGGCTTTAAGATTTACAAAATATAATCAGTATGAATCTCTTGTATTGCCTTTGATGGAATATTTAAAGAGTTATGGTGTTGATTTTCAATACAATGTAGCCGTTACAAATGTTATTTTTGATATTGATAAAGATAAAAAAGTGGCAAAAAAAATAATTTGTACACGTGATGGAAGAGACGATGAAATATCTTTAACAGAAGATGATCTTGTATTTGTAACTAATGGTAGTATAGTTGATAATTCAACACTAGGTGATGATGACCATGTACCAGAAATAAATTATTCAGAAGGTAATTCTTGGAAAGTTTGGAAAAATATTGCAGCACAAGATTCAGTGTTTGGTCGTCCAGAAAAATTTTGTAATAGTATAGAAGAAACAAATTGGGAATCAGCCACAGTTACAACTTTAGACAAAAGAATACCAGAATACATAGAAAAAATATCAAAAAGAGATCCATTTAGCGGTAAAGTCGTTACTGGTGGTATTGTTACGATTAAAGATTCCAATTGGTTGATGAGTTGGACTGTAAATCGTCAACCTCATTTTAAATCACAACCTGATGATCAAATTGTTGTATGGGTTTATTCTTTATTGACAGATGTTCCAGGCAATTATATAAAGAAGTCTATGAAAGATTGTACAGGTAAAGAAATAGTTCAAGAGTGGTTGTATCATCTTGGAGTACCTGAAGATCAAATTGAAGAAATGTCTGAAACTGGAGCTCATTGTATTCCATGTATGATGCCTTATATAACGGCTCATTTTGCACCAAGAGCTGAAGGAGATAGACCAAATGTAGTACCAGATGGATGTACTAATTTTGCATTTATTGGTCAATTTACAGAAACACCACGTGATACAGTATTTACAATAGAATATTCTACAAGAACTGCTATGGAAGCTGTTTATACTTTATTGAATATAGATCGTGGAGTACCGGAAGTTTATGGCTCTAAATATGATGTTAGATGTTTGCTTGATGCAACATCAAAGATGAGAGATGGTAAAAAAATAACAGATGCGGGACTTTCTCTTGAAGCAAAACTTGCAATTAAGAAAATAAAAGGTAAGATAGCTGGTACTGTAATTGAAGATCTTTTAAAAGAATATAATTTGATATAA